Proteins encoded in a region of the Pelobates fuscus isolate aPelFus1 chromosome 11, aPelFus1.pri, whole genome shotgun sequence genome:
- the ARHGAP32 gene encoding rho GTPase-activating protein 32 isoform X5 produces MKSRPSKQKLKQRGILRERVFGCDLGEHLLNSGQDVPQVLRSCTEFIEKHGIVDGIYRLSGIASNIQKLRHEFDSEQIPDLTKDVYIQDIHCVGSLCKLYFRELPNPLLTYQLYEKFSDAVSAATDEERLVKIHDVIQQLPPPHYRTLEFLMRHLSRLATYCTITNMHTKNLAIVWAPNLLRYGTVTSRSKQIESACFSGTAAFMEVRIQSVVVEFILNHVEVLFSPKLSAVIRDGAGHTSLSRPKSLLVSSPSTKLLSLEEAQARTQAQINSPVVADSKYIEVGEGPAALQGRFHTVIEFPSERKRPPNKMKKSPVGSWRSFFNLGKSSSSSNMSKRKLQRNPSEPLEMKALAGGRVDTGTMRSAKSEESLSSLHAADGESKLFRPRRPRSSSDALSASYNGDLLDSCNRCNSYDNLPHDQDSDGDEGLIHVPAMLSGRSHEDEDLSPPDIGVASLDFDPMSFQCSPPQLESEGAEISSVFHQDTATNNGKERTPGSASSSEPMSPLQDRILSPFLTPDRSPSGERIPKAPSFTERVVQAFSPKIGRKAAQTSLTISDPITISLPSRVSEMIGSIHGTTGGTQSLAWCKDSNSRDMVSVQSVTCKFGGTMNVSSPEAAACIEPGISHWSSTGLETGDTAGIVSQGLSQTAHITELEFNQELHTRTVTGSSQKEDTELPGLEQDATVPTLAMPPGTSTLESPQEPAPVSSVSLIPPPPPPKNAARMLALALAESAQQASFQSQKRPPYLQFMDLPLPPPPEEQPPPELNKHNESPTPRTPPPPSPKETSPVHKTTPSTTSSFCITTIHYSPVTGHNPLTGLTPGLSPSSQVSVSMPPEDVEVAGPNEMNSNFSSESFSAGDSFPPPASTDQAKESPKLLPHLHQQSESFPSHPTYSTAPPAPPVRTIESRLATALHSSYGDAITASNYHSLLNTMMLPSSLEDALPRHNYSMPTKSESMVEQGSNYRHPYSSQAKPEDTTELGEAYRHHYPTMGKCENIESANSFRQPYSSQVESESLNDGFLHHKPAVSKSYRAENVPPPMPPPSYGSRCDTPSSNSTLYGTYMTQAKHARTRNRPDYMLSMSPGLRSYSEDTSLYPTIRRVQSLHVPMQPPPPPIRAVPISRTEVPPDDEPAYCPRPLYQYKPCPTFTSQSDYHVTQLQPYFENGRVHYRYSPYTGSTTYYSSDGTFYDMDPYSTLRLRQLHLYPSRDFASYTTRFQPKSSYRSQGMAPYPRGTLREHNFISRDVPPALPPEHSRPLHISWDMEDMDRYRLQSLRRETKARQRAKGPVMSQYDNVTPSLVEDIAGLDVIHLRSRSDPGKTPGLLSVADSKDIRYSGRVEGDERVLHSTSAYGNGHQDKPSLPQKQSGTNRGRLQHDLSSEHRTQPHQDPGYKQSTDGRNGPPFPHLDYSSKTMPNPSDSKSYHSTTNKYNVALQEPTRLNHKELRHSEDMDRTLTRPADNTHRDCYREEAAPFATAAPPPKPERSHSLRGHNPESLERDPGNFYTYQTLHSKRNNSSTALPQYDNLADYHSIPHHRAASQSTPNAFPLPHGRTYATALGQGAFLAAELALQRTETKVHAD; encoded by the exons ATGAAGTCCCGACCCAGCAAACAAAAGCTAAAGCAGCGAGGGATCCTGAGAGAACGTGTGTTTGGATGCGACCTCGGGGAGCATCTTCTCAATTCAGGCCAGGATG TCCCCCAGGTCCTCCGGAGCTGCACAGAATTTATAGAGAAGCATGGCATCGTGGATGGAATATATCGGCTGTCGGGAATAGCATCCAACATTCAGAAGCTGCG CCATGAATTTGATTCTGAGCAGATCCCAGACCTGACGAAAGATGTGTATATCCAGGACATTCACTGTGTGGGTTCGCTCTGTAAACTCTACTTCCGGGAGCTTCCCAATCCTCTCCTGACTTACCAGCTCTACGAGAAGTTCTCG GATGCAGTCTCCGCAGCCACTGACGAGGAACGATTAGTGAAAATTCATGATGTCATCCAACAGCTGCCTCCCCCTCATTACAG GACACTGGAGTTCCTCATGCGGCACTTATCGCGTCTGGCtacatactgcaccatcactAACATGCACACCAAGAATCTGGCTATCGTCTGGGCCCCCAACCTGCTCCGGTATGGGACCGTTACTTCCCG atCAAAGCAAATCGAATCGGCATGTTTCAGTGGCACAGCAGCCTTCATGGAGGTGCGAATCCAGTCCGTGGTTGTGGAGTTTATATTGAACCATGTGGAGGTGCTTTTCAGCCCCAAACTTAGTGCCGTGATACGGGACGGTGCAG GTCATACTTCTCTTTCTCGTCCTAAGTCTTTGTTGGTCTCTTCTCCATCCACCAAGTTACTTAGTCTTGAAGAGGCCCAGGCACGGACACAGGCTCAAATTAATTCCCCTGTTGTGGCTGACAGCAAATACATTGAGGTGGGAGAAGGTCCAGCAGCCTTACAGGGCCGGTTCCACACGGTCATAGAGTTCCCTTCAGAGAG GAAAAGACCACCgaacaaaatgaaaaaatctcCAGTGGGCAGCTGGCGTTCCTTCTTTAACCTCGGTAAATCCTCGTCTTCATCCAACATGTCCAAAAGGAAGCTACAGCGCAATCCCAGCGAGCCGCTGGAAATGAAGGCTTTGGCAG GTGGAAGGGTTGACACGGGCACAATGCGCTCTGCTAAAAGTGAGGAGTCACTCAGTTCACTGCACGCAGCTGATG GGGAGTCTAAACTTTTTCGTCCACGGCGCCCTCGCTCAAGCAGTGATGCTCTTTCTGCCTCATACAATGGAGATCTTCTGGACAGCTGTAATCGCTGCAACTCATACGATAATCTGCCCCATGACCAAGACAGTGATGGTGATGAGGGACTGATCCATGTTCCTGCAATGTTGTCTGGTCGCTCACACGAGGATGAGGATCTAAGCCCTCCAGATATCGGGGTGGCCAGTTTGGACTTTGATCCAATGTCCTTCCAGTGCAGTCCACCTCAGTTAGAAAgtgaaggagcagaaattagcagtgTGTTCCACCAAGACACTGCCACTAACAATGGCAAAGAGAGGACACCAGGTAGCGCCAGCAGCTCTGAGCCCATGTCTCCACTGCAAGACAGGATCTTAAGTCCATTCTTAACCCCTGACCGCAGTCCCAGTGGAGAAAGAATTCCAAAAGCTCCTTCCTTTACAGAAAGAGTTGTGCAGGCTTTCTCACCTAAAATTGGCCGTAAAGCAGCCCAAACTTCTTTGACCATTTCTGATCCCATCACTATCTCATTGCCTAGCCGGGTATCAGAAATGATTGGGAGCATCCATGGGACCACTGGAGGTACACAATCATTGGCTTGGTGCaaagacagtaattccagggatATGGTCTCTGTACAGAGTGTGACGTGTAAATTTGGGGGTACAATGAATGTGTCTTCACCAGAGGCTGCAGCATGTATAGAGCCTGGCATTTCACATTGGAGCTCCACTGGTCTGGAAACTGGGGACACTGCAGGAATAGTGTCTCAAGGTTTATCTCAAACTGCACACATAACTGAACTGGAATTTAACCAGGAACTCCATACAAGGACTGTTACTGGATCATCTCAAAAGGAAGACACCGAGCTGCCAGGCTTAGAGCAGGACGCAACTGTCCCCACTTTAGCTATGCCTCCAG GAACTTCCACACTAGAGTCTCCACAAGAGCCAGCCCCGGTTAGCAGTGTTTCACTGATTCCACCACCTCCTCCACCAAAAAATGCTGCTCGTATGCTGGCACTGGCACTGGCAGAATCTGCTCAGCAAGCGTCCTTTCAGTCTCAGAAAAGACCTCCCTATCTCCAGTTCATGGATCTTCCCCTACCGCCACCACCAGAAGAACAGCCACCACCCGAACTCAACAAACACAATGAGTCTCCTACTCCAAGGACCCCACCACCGCCTTCACCAAAAGAGACCAGTCCTGTCCATAAGACAACACCAAGCACCACTTCCTCTTTTTGCATCACCACCATTCATTACAGTCCTGTAACTGGCCACAATCCCTTGACAGGACTCACACCCGGCCTAAGCCCTTCAAGCCAG GTTTCTGTATCAATGCCACCTGAGGATGTAGAGGTTGCTGGACCCAATGAAATGAATTCCAATTTCTCTAGTGAATCATTTTCTGCAGGGGATTCTTTTCCTCCACCAGCTTCCACTGACCAAGCTAAGGAGAGCCCGAAACTATTACCACATCTCCATCAACAGTCAGAATCCTTTCCCTCacatcccacatacagcacagcTCCACCAGCCCCACCAGTCAGAACTATAGAAAGCCGATTGGCCACAGCTCTTCACTCCAGCTATGGTGATGCCATCACAGCATCCAATTACCATTCTTTGTTAAATACAATGATGCTACCGTCATCTCTGGAAGATGCACTACCTAGACACAATTATTCAATGCCTACGAAGTCTGAGAGCATGGTGGAGCAAGGGTCTAACTACAGACATCCATATTCCTCCCAGGCCAAGCCAGAAGATACAACTGAATTAGGGGAAGCCTACAGGCATCACTATCCAACCATGGGCAAGTGTGAAAACATTGAGTCAGCAAACAGCTTTCGGCAGCCATACTCTTCCCAAGTGGAATCTGAGAGTttaaatgatggttttctgcaccaCAAGCCAGCAGTTTCCAAGTCTTATCGAGCAGAAAATGTCCCGCCACCTATGCCTCCACCATCATATGGTTCCCGCTGTGACACCCCTTCCTCCAATTCAACACTTTATGGAACCTATATGACCCAGGCAAAGCATGCACGCACACGGAACCGGCCTGACTATATGCTATCCATGAGTCCAGGTCTTCGTAGCTATTCAGAAGATACATCTCTCTATCCTACAATCAGACGGGTACAGTCTCTCCATGTCCCTATGCAACCTCCGCCACCTCCTATCCGTGCTGTCCCCATATCTAGAACAGAGGTGCCACCAGATGATGAGCCAGCATATTGTCCGCGGCCTCTGTACCAGTATAAACCATGTCCAACCTTTACTTCTCAGTCTGACTATCACGTCACACAGTTGCAGCCTTACTTTGAGAATGGAAGGGTACATTATCGCTACAGCCCATATACAGGGAGCACAACATACTACTCATCAGATGGCACTTTTTATGATATGGACCCTTACAGTACATTGCGTCTGCGCCAACTACACCTGTACCCAAGCCGTGACTTTGCTTCTTATACCACGAGATTTCAGCCAAAGTCCTCTTACAGATCCCAAGGCATGGCTCCATATCCTAGGGGCACATTGCGGGAGCACAATTTCATTAGTAGAGATGTCCCTCCTGCTCTGCCTCCTGAACATTCTCGTCCTCTTCACATCTCCTGGGATATGGAAGATATGGACCGGTATAGACTGCAGTCTCTGAGACGTGAGACTAAAGCACGGCAGAGAGCAAAGGGGCCAGTCATGTCGCAGTATGATAATGTTACTCCTTCATTGGTAGAGGATATTGCAGGATTAGATGTTATTCATCTGCGAAGTCGTTCAGACCCTGGCAAGACCCCTGGACTGTTAAGTGTGGCGGATTCTAAAGATATCCGTTATTCTGGAAGAGTAGAAGGTGATGAGAGAGTATTACATTCAACCTCTGCTTATGGAAATGGGCATCAGGATAAACCATCACTCCCACAAAAGCAGAGTGGAACTAATAGGGGTCGACTGCAGCATGACTTGTCCTCAGAGCATCGAACTCAACCTCATCAAGACCCTGGATACAAGCAATCCACAGATGGAAGAAATGGTCCTCCATTTCCACATTTAGATTATAGCTCCAAAACTATGCCAAACCCCTCCGATTCTAAATCATATCATTCCACTACCAACAAATATAATGTTGCTCTGCAGGAACCAACGAGGCTTAATCACAAGGAATTGAGGCATTCAGAGGACATGGACCGAACCCTTACCAGACCAGCTGATAACACACATCGAGACTGTTACAGGGAGGAGGCAGCACCTTTTGCCactgctgcccctccacccaagCCAGAGAGGAGTCACAGCCTCCGAGGCCATAATCCAGAGTCTTTAGAAAGAGACCCTGGCAACTTCTATACTTACCAAACCCTTCACAGTAAGCGGAATAACTCCAGTACTGCACTGCCTCAGTATGATAACCTGGCTGACTACCATTCTATTCCCCACCATCGAGCTGCCAGCCAGTCTACCCCAAATGCCTTTCCCCTTCCACATGGACGAACCTATGCCACTGCCCTGGGCCAGGGGGCCTTTCTAGCTGCTGAGCTTGCCCTGCAGAGGACCGAGACAAAAGTCCATGCAGACtaa